A genomic window from Streptococcus sanguinis includes:
- a CDS encoding threonine synthase: MTLVYQSTRDEKNRVTASQAILQGLATDGGLFTPITYPQVDLDFSKLKDASYQEVAKLVLSAFLDDFSEEELDHCINHAYDSKFDDAAIAPLVKLDGQYNLELFHGATIAFKDMALSILPHLMTTAAKKHGLENKIVILTATSGDTGKAAMAGFADVPGTEIIVFYPKDGVSKVQELQMTTQTGANTHVVAIDGNFDDAQTNVKHMFNDTDLRARLLEHKLQFSSANSMNIGRLVPQIVYYVYAYAQLVKTGEITAGDKVNFTVPTGNFGNILAAYYAKQIGLPVGKLICASNENNVLTDFFKTQVYDKKRSFKVTSSPSMDILVSSNLERLIFHLSGNSAEKTAGLMAALNKHGQYELTDFDAEILELFAADYATEEETAAEIKRVYQASNYIEDPHTAVASAVYQKYLAETADQRKTVIASTASPYKFPVVAVEAVTGQTGLSDFEALDQLHELSGVALPPAVDGLETAPVRHKTTVAADQMQAAVEDYLGL; this comes from the coding sequence ATGACCTTAGTTTATCAATCAACACGCGACGAAAAGAATAGAGTAACAGCTAGCCAGGCGATTCTGCAAGGCTTGGCAACAGACGGCGGTCTGTTTACGCCCATTACCTATCCGCAGGTCGATTTAGACTTTTCCAAGCTCAAAGACGCTTCTTATCAGGAAGTAGCTAAGCTGGTTTTGTCTGCTTTTTTGGATGATTTTTCTGAAGAAGAGCTGGACCACTGTATCAACCATGCCTATGACAGCAAGTTTGATGATGCGGCGATTGCTCCCTTGGTCAAGCTGGATGGTCAGTATAATCTAGAGCTTTTCCACGGAGCGACCATTGCCTTCAAGGATATGGCTTTGTCTATCCTGCCTCACTTGATGACAACCGCAGCCAAAAAGCACGGTTTGGAAAACAAAATTGTCATTTTGACGGCGACTTCTGGCGACACAGGTAAGGCGGCTATGGCAGGCTTTGCGGACGTTCCTGGGACTGAAATCATCGTCTTTTATCCCAAAGACGGTGTCAGCAAGGTTCAAGAGCTGCAAATGACGACCCAGACAGGTGCCAATACGCATGTTGTTGCCATTGATGGCAACTTTGACGATGCCCAGACCAATGTCAAGCACATGTTCAATGACACAGACCTACGAGCTCGTCTCTTGGAGCACAAACTGCAGTTTTCATCAGCCAACTCCATGAATATCGGCCGTTTGGTGCCTCAGATTGTCTACTATGTCTATGCCTATGCTCAGTTAGTGAAGACGGGAGAAATCACAGCAGGAGACAAGGTCAACTTTACAGTTCCGACGGGGAACTTTGGTAATATCCTGGCGGCCTACTATGCCAAGCAAATCGGTCTGCCGGTTGGCAAGCTGATTTGTGCCTCTAATGAAAACAATGTCCTGACTGACTTCTTCAAGACTCAGGTTTATGATAAGAAGCGGAGCTTCAAGGTGACGTCTAGTCCGTCCATGGATATTCTGGTTTCCTCTAACTTGGAGCGTTTGATTTTCCATCTGTCTGGCAATAGTGCTGAGAAAACAGCTGGTTTGATGGCGGCTCTGAATAAGCATGGACAGTATGAACTGACAGACTTTGATGCTGAGATTTTAGAGCTCTTTGCAGCTGACTATGCGACAGAAGAAGAAACAGCAGCTGAAATCAAGCGGGTTTATCAAGCATCTAACTACATCGAAGACCCTCATACGGCCGTTGCGTCTGCTGTCTATCAAAAATACTTGGCAGAAACAGCTGATCAGCGCAAGACAGTTATCGCATCTACTGCTAGTCCTTATAAATTCCCAGTCGTGGCCGTTGAGGCTGTGACTGGTCAAACAGGACTCAGTGACTTCGAGGCTTTGGACCAACTGCACGAACTTTCTGGTGTAGCCCTTCCACCAGCCGTGGATGGCTTAGAAACAGCCCCAGTGCGTCATAAAACGACAGTCGCTGCAGATCAAATGCAGGCAGCAGTCGAGGATTATTTGGGGTTGTAA
- the pulA gene encoding type I pullulanase, which translates to MAFRIFQAYLDDENIITIELEKSFEAYSIHFTLEDKHSSSPLTIKNINNQEERIIYTVSANEPIDLTQSYKVYDQDRNHTDLQYRHIVKKPIFDEIFDYAGDDLGAQYSPQATDFKLWAPISEKVLLHLKNQVHHLKRLDRGVWHARIEGDLEGASYSYLHKINGKWVEVHDPYALSSDVNSGNSYVINLDKIKKPIKRVKTQLDPTEAVIYEMSVRDFSMQKEAGFSYPGKFASLSESPVVHGQKFGLDYLKELGISHVQLMPVYDFGSVDEKHPELVYNWGYDPVQYNVPDGSFASDPRDPYARIIELQAAITAYHNADISVIMDVVYNHVYDANSYAFEKIVPGYFFRLNDMGYRTNGTFCGNDVASEKAMVRRYIKQSVKQWVSLYGFDGFRFDLMGILDIQTMQQIADELKTLYPNIYLYGEGWQMDTGLASERLAHQYNATQLPDYGFFSDHFRDSLKQTIAQGRQSESKTPASQLENVLTANVGLKGEAHFTAPQQAINYVECHDNATVFDYFDIVNPAITLRDRLANSRLALHLVLLAQGVPFIHSGQEFFRTKNLIDNTYNIPDEINKLDWLRSLHYTEDIAFIKKLIAFRKAHPLLHLKTSTAIKQACQVNWLTDSLLEYKIQDSKESMTIVINFGIQEAVYENKNKQKLHLQYPAIDAQKPIAPLADSYSLAGKQLIVLK; encoded by the coding sequence ATGGCCTTTCGTATTTTTCAAGCCTATTTAGATGACGAAAATATCATCACCATCGAACTGGAAAAGAGCTTTGAAGCCTACTCCATCCACTTTACACTGGAAGACAAGCACAGCTCCAGCCCCTTAACCATCAAAAACATCAACAATCAGGAAGAGCGGATTATCTACACTGTATCGGCTAATGAGCCCATTGACCTGACGCAGTCCTACAAGGTCTATGACCAAGACCGCAACCATACCGACCTGCAGTACCGCCATATCGTGAAAAAGCCTATTTTCGATGAGATTTTTGACTATGCAGGCGACGATTTGGGAGCTCAATACAGTCCCCAAGCCACCGATTTCAAACTCTGGGCACCTATTTCTGAAAAAGTCCTCCTGCATCTGAAAAATCAGGTTCACCACCTCAAACGTCTGGATAGGGGAGTCTGGCATGCAAGGATTGAAGGAGATTTAGAGGGTGCCTCCTATTCTTATCTCCATAAGATCAATGGCAAGTGGGTAGAAGTCCATGATCCCTACGCCCTATCCTCAGATGTCAATTCGGGCAACAGCTATGTCATCAATCTAGACAAGATTAAAAAGCCAATCAAACGAGTGAAAACACAGCTGGATCCGACAGAAGCCGTCATTTATGAAATGAGCGTCCGTGATTTCTCTATGCAGAAAGAAGCTGGTTTCTCCTATCCTGGGAAGTTTGCCTCGCTGAGCGAATCTCCAGTCGTCCACGGTCAGAAGTTCGGTCTGGACTATCTGAAAGAGCTAGGTATCAGCCACGTGCAGCTTATGCCTGTCTACGATTTTGGCAGCGTTGATGAAAAGCATCCAGAGCTCGTCTACAACTGGGGCTACGACCCTGTCCAGTATAATGTCCCAGACGGCAGTTTTGCCAGCGACCCACGAGACCCCTATGCCCGTATCATAGAGCTGCAGGCGGCCATTACTGCCTATCACAATGCTGATATCAGCGTCATCATGGACGTGGTCTACAATCATGTCTATGACGCCAACAGCTATGCTTTTGAAAAAATCGTGCCCGGCTATTTTTTCCGGCTCAATGATATGGGCTACCGAACCAACGGAACCTTCTGCGGCAATGATGTAGCCAGCGAAAAAGCCATGGTCCGCCGCTATATCAAGCAGTCGGTCAAGCAATGGGTCAGTCTCTATGGCTTTGACGGTTTTCGCTTTGATCTAATGGGAATTTTAGATATCCAAACCATGCAGCAGATAGCTGACGAACTCAAGACGCTCTATCCTAACATCTATCTCTATGGTGAAGGCTGGCAAATGGATACTGGACTGGCAAGTGAGCGATTGGCTCATCAGTATAATGCTACCCAGCTTCCGGATTATGGATTTTTCAGTGACCATTTCCGTGACAGTCTCAAACAGACCATCGCCCAAGGTCGGCAAAGCGAGAGCAAGACTCCTGCTAGTCAGCTTGAAAATGTCCTGACAGCCAATGTCGGTCTAAAAGGTGAAGCTCATTTCACAGCGCCCCAGCAGGCCATTAATTATGTCGAGTGCCATGACAATGCAACAGTTTTTGATTACTTTGATATCGTCAATCCTGCTATCACCCTGCGGGATCGGCTGGCCAATTCGCGGCTGGCTCTCCATCTCGTCCTTTTGGCTCAAGGTGTGCCCTTTATCCATAGCGGTCAGGAATTTTTCCGGACTAAAAATCTGATTGACAACACCTATAATATACCCGACGAGATCAATAAGCTAGACTGGCTGCGCTCCCTGCATTACACAGAAGACATTGCTTTTATCAAGAAGCTGATTGCCTTCCGCAAGGCGCATCCGCTGCTCCATCTAAAGACCAGCACTGCCATCAAGCAAGCCTGTCAGGTCAACTGGCTGACAGACAGTTTATTGGAGTACAAGATTCAAGACAGCAAAGAGAGCATGACCATCGTCATCAACTTTGGCATCCAAGAAGCTGTCTACGAAAACAAAAACAAGCAAAAGCTACACCTCCAATACCCAGCCATTGATGCCCAAAAACCAATCGCGCCGCTAGCTGACAGTTACAGCCTAGCTGGCAAGCAGTTGATTGTGTTGAAATAG
- a CDS encoding LacI family transcriptional regulator: MRVTIKEVAKLAGVSPSTVTRVAQNKSTISEETKKRVRAAMKELDYHPNLNARSLVSQSSQVIGLVLPDDSDVFYQNPFFPTVLRGISQIASDYDYAIQISTGQDEGHRLENMKQMILGKRVDGLIFLYSKQDDPLVDFAVRNNFPFLILGKAVSPFISLVDNDNIKAGYDATRYFLDKGYRKIAFLAGNKELVVSQDRYTGYKQALNEADRALDERIIKFAFGFLLEDNSYKIMEELPLDEIEAIVTSDTLVAEGALHYLKDQDYQIPIITFDSLKPRIDVDAYIDINALELGKESFRTLFQIIKDNKEDKQICYRQLIPHSISTR; the protein is encoded by the coding sequence ATGCGAGTTACTATCAAAGAAGTCGCAAAACTAGCAGGCGTATCACCCTCTACTGTGACCCGCGTCGCGCAAAACAAATCAACCATCAGTGAAGAAACTAAAAAACGGGTCCGTGCTGCTATGAAGGAGCTGGACTATCATCCCAATCTCAATGCCAGAAGTCTGGTCAGCCAGTCTAGCCAGGTCATCGGCTTGGTCCTGCCGGACGACTCAGATGTCTTCTATCAAAACCCTTTCTTCCCAACTGTATTGCGGGGGATTTCTCAGATTGCTTCTGACTATGACTATGCCATCCAGATCAGCACGGGGCAAGATGAAGGGCATCGCTTGGAAAATATGAAGCAGATGATTTTGGGCAAGCGAGTTGACGGACTTATCTTCCTATATTCTAAGCAGGACGATCCTTTGGTTGACTTTGCAGTCAGAAACAACTTCCCCTTCCTTATCCTAGGGAAAGCTGTCTCACCTTTTATCTCTCTGGTGGACAATGACAATATCAAGGCTGGCTATGACGCGACCAGATACTTCCTAGACAAGGGCTATCGAAAAATCGCCTTTCTGGCTGGGAATAAGGAGCTGGTCGTTTCCCAGGATCGTTACACAGGCTACAAGCAAGCCCTGAATGAAGCTGACCGGGCTTTAGATGAACGCATTATCAAATTCGCCTTCGGTTTCCTTCTGGAAGACAACAGTTACAAGATTATGGAGGAGCTGCCGCTGGATGAGATTGAAGCTATCGTGACATCTGATACCTTGGTAGCAGAAGGAGCCCTGCACTATCTCAAAGATCAGGACTACCAGATTCCCATTATCACCTTTGACTCTCTCAAACCACGCATTGATGTGGATGCCTATATCGATATCAATGCCCTCGAGCTTGGGAAAGAGTCTTTCCGAACTCTCTTTCAAATCATCAAGGACAATAAAGAAGACAAGCAAATCTGCTATCGCCAGCTGATTCCGCATAGCATCAGCACTCGCTAA
- the malQ gene encoding 4-alpha-glucanotransferase, giving the protein MKKRQSGVLMHISSLPGKYGIGSFGQSAYDFVDFLVRTKQRYWQILPLGTTSYGDSPYQSFSAFAGNTYFIDFDILIEEGLLNEADVKGADFGDDPRKVDYAKIFDARRPIMEKAVARFLKADDLSDYESFVEQNAAWLEVFAEYMAIKEYFDNLAWTEWPDEAIRRREAASLASYRDKLADKLTYHRVTQYLFFKQWLRLKAYANEHHIEIVGDMPIYVAADSADVWAQPHFFKTDAVGKPTCVAGCPPDEFSETGQLWGNPIYDWEAMDKDGYAWWIERLRESFKIYDIVRIDHFRGFESYWEVPADSETSATGKWVKGPDYKLFAAVKEALGDLNIIAEDLGFMTDEVIELRERTGFPGMKILQFAFNPDDESIDSPHLAPNNSVMYTGTHDNNTVLGWYKDEIDDATRQYMAQYTNRKEYETVPHAMLRTIFASVSFMAIATMQDLLELDSAARMNYPSTIGGNWTWRMTAEELNPIVEGELYSLTKTYRRMNTDLINK; this is encoded by the coding sequence ATGAAAAAACGTCAAAGCGGCGTGCTCATGCACATTTCATCCCTTCCGGGCAAGTACGGTATCGGATCTTTTGGCCAAAGTGCTTATGATTTTGTAGACTTCTTGGTTCGCACCAAGCAGCGCTATTGGCAGATTTTGCCACTGGGAACTACCAGTTATGGTGATTCTCCTTATCAGTCTTTCTCTGCTTTTGCGGGGAATACCTACTTTATCGATTTTGATATTCTGATAGAAGAAGGTTTGCTGAACGAGGCAGATGTCAAGGGAGCGGATTTCGGAGATGATCCTAGAAAAGTGGATTATGCAAAGATTTTCGATGCTCGCCGTCCAATTATGGAAAAAGCAGTAGCTCGCTTCTTGAAAGCAGACGATTTGTCTGACTATGAGAGCTTTGTGGAGCAAAATGCAGCTTGGTTAGAAGTTTTCGCTGAGTACATGGCTATCAAAGAGTATTTTGATAATCTAGCTTGGACAGAGTGGCCAGATGAAGCGATCCGTCGCCGTGAAGCTGCTAGTCTCGCTTCTTATCGTGATAAGCTGGCTGATAAGCTGACCTATCATCGTGTGACCCAGTATCTCTTCTTTAAGCAGTGGTTAAGATTAAAAGCCTATGCTAATGAACATCACATCGAGATTGTCGGTGATATGCCAATCTATGTGGCAGCTGATAGTGCTGATGTGTGGGCACAGCCGCACTTCTTTAAGACAGATGCTGTTGGCAAGCCAACTTGTGTGGCAGGCTGTCCGCCAGATGAATTTTCAGAAACTGGCCAGCTTTGGGGCAATCCTATCTATGACTGGGAAGCGATGGACAAAGATGGCTATGCTTGGTGGATTGAGCGTCTGCGTGAAAGCTTCAAGATTTACGACATTGTCCGTATCGACCATTTCCGCGGCTTTGAGTCTTACTGGGAAGTACCTGCTGACTCAGAAACATCTGCTACTGGTAAATGGGTCAAAGGTCCAGACTACAAACTCTTTGCAGCAGTTAAGGAAGCTTTGGGTGATTTGAATATCATCGCAGAAGACCTAGGCTTTATGACGGATGAAGTGATCGAGCTGCGCGAGCGCACTGGTTTCCCAGGAATGAAGATTTTGCAATTCGCCTTCAATCCTGATGATGAAAGCATCGACAGTCCGCATCTAGCGCCAAACAACTCAGTCATGTATACAGGAACCCATGATAACAATACTGTTTTGGGCTGGTACAAGGATGAGATTGACGACGCTACTCGCCAGTACATGGCACAGTACACCAACCGCAAGGAGTACGAAACAGTACCTCATGCAATGCTGCGCACAATCTTTGCTTCAGTCAGCTTTATGGCCATTGCGACCATGCAAGACCTGCTGGAATTAGACAGTGCAGCACGGATGAACTATCCATCCACAATTGGTGGCAACTGGACTTGGCGGATGACAGCTGAAGAGCTGAATCCAATCGTCGAAGGTGAGCTTTATAGCTTGACCAAGACTTATCGTCGTATGAATACCGATTTAATTAACAAATAA
- the glgP gene encoding glycogen/starch/alpha-glucan family phosphorylase — protein MSNLQTYIKNTYSKNLADCSNEELYLALLNYTKLASAQKPVNTGKKKLYYISAEFLIGKLLSNNLINLGLYDDVKQELADAGKDLIEVEEVELEPSLGNGGLGRLAACFLDSIATLGLNGDGVGLNYHFGLFQQVLKNNEQTTIPNFWLTEQNWLVRSSRSYQVPFAHFTLTSTLYDIDVPGYKTETKNRLRLFDLDSVDADIITDGIDFDKTDIARNLTLFLYPDDSDKQGELLRIFQQYFMVSNGAQLIIDEAIEKGSNLHDLADYAVIQINDTHPSLVIPEMIRLLTERGLDLDEAIAIVQKMTAYTNHTILAEALEKWPLEFLKEVVPHLVPIIKELDKRVKAKYADPAVQIIDEDDRVHMAHMDIHYGYSVNGVAALHTEILKNSELKAFYDIYPEKFNNKTNGITFRRWLMHANPRLSHYLDELLGRDWHHDATKLEGLLEFTGAANVKEKLESIKAHNKRKLARHLKEAQGVEINPESIFDIQIKRLHEYKRQQMNALYVIHKYLDIKAGNIPARPITVFFGGKAAPAYTIAQDIIHLILCLSEVIANDPQVAPHLQVVMVENYNVTASSFLIAAGDISEQISLASKEASGTGNMKFMLNGALTLGTMDGANVEIAELVGEDNIYIFGEDSETVIDLYAKSAYKSSEYYAREAIKPLVDFIVSDEVLAVGKAERLERLYNELISKDWFMTLLDLEDYIQVKERMLADYEDRDAWMDKVIVNIAKAGFFSSDRTIAQYEEEVWHLNS, from the coding sequence ATGTCAAACTTACAAACTTATATCAAAAATACTTATTCAAAAAATCTTGCTGATTGCAGCAATGAAGAACTCTACCTGGCTCTATTGAACTACACTAAATTAGCCAGCGCTCAAAAGCCAGTCAACACTGGTAAGAAAAAACTCTACTATATTTCAGCTGAGTTCCTGATTGGTAAACTTTTGTCTAACAACTTGATCAACCTTGGACTTTACGATGATGTGAAGCAAGAACTGGCAGATGCTGGCAAGGACTTGATCGAAGTAGAAGAAGTTGAGTTGGAGCCGTCTCTGGGTAACGGAGGCTTGGGTCGTTTGGCTGCCTGCTTCCTGGACTCTATTGCGACATTGGGTCTCAATGGTGATGGTGTAGGACTGAACTACCACTTTGGTCTCTTCCAACAGGTTTTGAAAAACAACGAACAGACGACTATTCCTAACTTCTGGCTGACTGAGCAAAACTGGTTGGTTCGCTCTAGCCGCAGCTACCAAGTGCCATTTGCTCACTTCACTCTGACATCTACTCTTTATGATATTGATGTGCCAGGTTACAAGACAGAAACTAAGAACCGTCTTCGTCTCTTTGATTTGGACTCAGTGGATGCAGATATCATCACAGACGGTATTGACTTTGATAAGACAGACATCGCTCGCAACTTGACCCTCTTCCTCTATCCAGATGATAGTGACAAGCAAGGGGAATTGCTCCGTATCTTCCAGCAATACTTCATGGTTTCAAATGGTGCTCAGCTGATTATTGACGAAGCGATTGAAAAAGGCAGCAACCTGCACGACTTGGCAGACTACGCTGTCATCCAAATCAATGATACCCACCCATCTCTGGTTATCCCAGAAATGATTCGTCTCTTGACTGAGCGTGGTTTGGATCTGGACGAAGCAATTGCTATCGTACAGAAGATGACTGCTTATACTAACCACACGATTCTGGCAGAAGCTCTTGAAAAATGGCCTCTGGAATTCTTGAAAGAAGTAGTGCCGCACCTGGTACCAATCATCAAAGAGCTTGACAAGCGCGTGAAAGCTAAATACGCAGATCCAGCAGTGCAAATCATTGATGAGGACGATCGTGTGCACATGGCTCACATGGATATCCACTACGGATACAGTGTCAATGGTGTTGCTGCTCTGCATACAGAAATCCTGAAAAACTCTGAGCTTAAAGCCTTCTACGATATCTACCCTGAAAAATTCAATAACAAGACCAACGGTATTACTTTCCGCCGCTGGCTCATGCATGCCAACCCACGCCTGTCCCATTATTTGGATGAGTTGCTGGGCCGCGACTGGCACCATGATGCAACTAAGCTCGAAGGCTTGTTGGAATTCACTGGCGCTGCAAATGTTAAAGAAAAATTGGAAAGTATCAAGGCTCATAACAAGCGTAAATTGGCTCGTCACTTGAAGGAAGCACAAGGCGTGGAAATCAATCCAGAATCTATCTTTGATATCCAAATCAAGCGTCTGCATGAGTACAAGCGCCAACAAATGAACGCTCTGTACGTTATCCACAAGTATCTGGACATCAAGGCTGGTAACATCCCTGCTCGTCCAATCACTGTCTTCTTCGGTGGTAAGGCTGCTCCTGCTTACACAATTGCACAGGACATCATCCACCTCATCCTTTGCTTGTCAGAAGTGATTGCTAATGATCCTCAAGTGGCTCCACACCTGCAAGTAGTTATGGTAGAAAACTACAATGTTACAGCGTCTAGCTTCTTGATTGCCGCTGGTGATATTTCTGAGCAGATTTCCCTGGCTTCTAAGGAAGCATCTGGTACTGGTAACATGAAGTTCATGCTTAACGGTGCTTTGACTCTTGGTACTATGGACGGAGCGAATGTTGAGATTGCAGAGCTGGTTGGCGAAGACAACATCTACATCTTTGGTGAAGATTCTGAGACTGTTATTGACCTCTATGCAAAATCTGCTTACAAGTCTAGTGAGTACTATGCACGTGAAGCTATCAAGCCATTGGTTGACTTTATCGTCAGTGATGAAGTATTGGCAGTTGGTAAAGCTGAACGCTTGGAACGTCTTTACAATGAACTGATTAGCAAGGACTGGTTCATGACCCTGCTGGATCTAGAAGACTATATCCAAGTCAAAGAGCGCATGCTGGCGGACTATGAAGACCGCGATGCTTGGATGGACAAAGTCATCGTCAATATCGCCAAAGCTGGCTTCTTCTCATCTGACCGTACTATCGCTCAATACGAAGAAGAAGTATGGCACTTGAACAGCTAA
- a CDS encoding lantibiotic ABC transporter permease: MKKRPIYLYVLLGLSTVGTLWGLFSKFTSSDAGVKSILKQIEEPAKSQYATYFSKSAEVANSLANNFFFYGHIILLIVALFFLFRKDVFKANLIYIADVLVGLISTAYAYVVSKGIIASSFSDSTLLSAQMTGLNFSILLSVVISLIFLSIVIFKLVQQQKEAEKAELAANE; the protein is encoded by the coding sequence ATGAAAAAGAGACCAATTTATCTTTATGTTTTGCTGGGTTTGTCAACCGTGGGAACCTTGTGGGGACTTTTTAGCAAGTTCACTTCTTCTGATGCTGGAGTGAAAAGCATTCTTAAGCAGATAGAAGAACCAGCAAAATCCCAATATGCAACTTATTTTAGCAAGAGTGCAGAAGTGGCGAATTCGCTAGCCAATAATTTCTTTTTTTACGGGCACATCATTCTCTTAATAGTGGCTCTTTTCTTCCTTTTTAGGAAAGATGTATTTAAGGCCAATCTTATCTACATTGCCGATGTTCTTGTGGGCTTGATTTCGACAGCCTATGCTTATGTGGTATCAAAGGGAATTATAGCTTCTTCTTTTTCAGACTCAACTCTTCTTTCGGCACAGATGACGGGGCTGAATTTCTCCATCCTCCTTTCAGTAGTCATTAGCCTAATCTTCCTTTCCATCGTCATCTTTAAGCTAGTCCAGCAGCAGAAAGAAGCTGAAAAAGCGGAACTAGCTGCAAACGAATAA
- the nrdI gene encoding class Ib ribonucleoside-diphosphate reductase assembly flavoprotein NrdI produces the protein MENTMTKVSLVYISLSGNTESFVRRLTDYLLEQHPSLEVEKIHIKDLVKEGQPFFEMDNPFIAFLPTYLEGGNGVDNGDVEILTTDVGDFIAYGQNASKCLGVIGSGNRNFNNQYCLTAKQYSERFGFPVLADFEMRGMLGDIKKVAGIIEELYHIEKNENQ, from the coding sequence ATGGAGAATACAATGACAAAGGTTTCCTTGGTTTACATCAGCTTGAGCGGCAATACAGAGAGTTTTGTCCGTCGGCTGACAGACTATTTGCTGGAGCAACATCCAAGCCTAGAGGTGGAGAAGATTCATATCAAAGACCTGGTAAAGGAAGGTCAGCCCTTTTTTGAGATGGACAATCCTTTTATCGCTTTTCTGCCGACTTATCTGGAGGGTGGCAATGGTGTCGACAATGGCGATGTAGAAATTCTGACAACCGATGTGGGGGACTTTATCGCCTATGGTCAGAATGCCAGCAAGTGTCTAGGTGTCATTGGCAGCGGCAATCGTAACTTTAACAACCAATACTGTTTGACTGCCAAGCAATACTCAGAGCGCTTCGGATTTCCGGTTTTGGCCGATTTTGAAATGCGTGGCATGTTGGGAGACATTAAGAAGGTTGCAGGGATTATTGAAGAACTTTATCATATTGAAAAAAACGAAAACCAGTGA